A stretch of the Flavobacterium sp. 5 genome encodes the following:
- a CDS encoding GNAT family N-acetyltransferase, with the protein MTKTLSIKIANPNDEKAAAIIEELSANLYLRFGSDGKNSFTDWEYNNSKYVFVVAELNNEIVGCGAIRPISETIGEVKRMYSKLPRNKIGETILNFLEHHAIKIGYSELILETRLKNQEATQFYTKKEYKIIPNYGKYIDKPEAICFGKSLK; encoded by the coding sequence ATGACTAAAACACTTTCTATAAAAATAGCGAACCCAAATGATGAAAAAGCTGCAGCAATCATAGAAGAATTGTCTGCAAATCTTTATCTTCGTTTTGGAAGTGACGGAAAAAATTCTTTTACAGATTGGGAATACAATAATTCAAAATATGTATTTGTTGTTGCTGAATTGAATAATGAAATTGTAGGCTGTGGAGCCATCAGACCTATTTCTGAAACTATTGGTGAAGTAAAACGAATGTATTCTAAATTACCGCGAAATAAAATTGGAGAAACAATTTTAAACTTTTTGGAACACCATGCTATAAAGATTGGATACTCAGAATTGATCTTGGAAACTCGTTTGAAAAATCAGGAAGCCACTCAATTTTACACGAAAAAAGAATATAAAATTATACCGAATTACGGAAAATATATAGATAAACCTGAAGCAATTTGTTTTGGAAAATCTTTAAAATAA
- the murB gene encoding UDP-N-acetylmuramate dehydrogenase — protein sequence MEILNDFSLKNYNTFGIEAKAKQFVAVHTVPELKTILVQNQNEKKFILGGGSNMLLTKDIDALVIHIDLKGKSIVKEDDDFVWIESQAGENWHQFVLWTIDQNFGGLENMSLIPGNVGTTPVQNIGAYGTEIKDTFVSCEAVNIVSQEIKTFTNDECNFGYRESVFKNEVKDQYIITSVIYKLTKRNHKINTSYGDIQAELAKNDITTPGLKDVSNAVIAIRKSKLPDPAELGNSGSFFKNPILLKTDFEPIHKKFPEMRFFDISETEVKVPAGWLIEQAGLKGKRFGDAGIHKNQALVLVNYGGATGQEILAVSKTVQDTVFNTFGIHIEAEVNVI from the coding sequence ATGGAGATTTTAAATGATTTTTCTTTAAAAAACTACAATACTTTTGGCATTGAAGCCAAAGCAAAACAATTTGTTGCTGTTCATACTGTCCCCGAATTGAAAACAATTTTGGTACAAAACCAAAACGAAAAAAAATTCATTCTTGGTGGAGGAAGCAATATGCTATTAACAAAAGATATTGATGCTTTGGTAATCCATATTGATTTAAAAGGAAAATCAATAGTAAAAGAAGATGATGATTTTGTTTGGATCGAAAGTCAGGCGGGTGAAAACTGGCATCAATTTGTACTTTGGACCATCGATCAAAACTTTGGAGGACTAGAGAATATGTCACTTATCCCTGGAAATGTTGGAACTACTCCTGTTCAAAATATTGGTGCTTACGGTACCGAAATCAAAGATACTTTTGTTTCTTGTGAAGCCGTGAATATTGTTTCTCAGGAAATAAAAACATTCACCAATGACGAATGTAATTTTGGATATAGAGAAAGTGTTTTCAAAAACGAAGTAAAAGACCAGTATATAATCACATCGGTAATTTACAAACTAACAAAACGCAATCACAAAATCAATACTTCATACGGAGACATTCAAGCCGAATTAGCTAAAAACGATATCACAACTCCTGGTTTAAAAGACGTAAGTAACGCTGTAATAGCTATTCGCAAAAGCAAATTACCTGATCCTGCTGAATTAGGAAATAGTGGTAGTTTTTTTAAAAATCCAATCCTTTTAAAAACTGATTTCGAACCAATTCATAAAAAATTTCCCGAAATGAGATTCTTTGACATTTCAGAAACGGAAGTCAAAGTTCCTGCTGGATGGTTAATTGAACAAGCCGGATTAAAAGGAAAACGTTTTGGAGATGCTGGAATTCACAAAAATCAAGCATTGGTTCTTGTTAATTATGGAGGAGCTACTGGACAAGAAATTCTTGCAGTTTCCAAAACGGTTCAGGATACAGTTTTCAATACATTTGGCATTCACATCGAAGCCGAAGTAAATGTGATTTAG
- a CDS encoding DUF2461 domain-containing protein, which translates to MLSKDTLQFIADLKANNNRDWFLENKKRYEIVKKDYHQLIAALLEALKPLDPSLEMLEVKDCTFRINRDVRFAKDKSPYKTNLGIWISAGAKHTEASGYYLHIENGTCFVGGGLYCPQPDQLQKIRKEIHFFYDDLLEIINDKGFKSIYENLNRDENSTLKNPPKGYDKEDPAVEFLKLKSFTATQKFDSKLVTQKDFVPMIVEKMIALKPFNNFIDRALDTE; encoded by the coding sequence ATGCTCTCAAAAGATACCTTACAATTCATTGCAGATTTAAAAGCCAATAACAATAGAGATTGGTTTCTGGAAAATAAAAAACGTTACGAAATCGTAAAGAAAGATTATCATCAATTGATTGCTGCTTTACTTGAAGCACTAAAACCTCTTGATCCTTCATTAGAAATGCTGGAAGTTAAAGATTGTACTTTTAGAATCAATCGCGATGTTCGTTTTGCCAAGGACAAATCACCTTATAAAACCAATTTAGGGATTTGGATATCAGCGGGAGCCAAACATACAGAAGCTTCGGGTTATTACCTTCATATAGAAAATGGAACTTGTTTTGTAGGCGGTGGATTGTACTGCCCACAACCTGACCAACTTCAAAAAATCAGAAAAGAAATTCACTTTTTCTACGATGATTTACTTGAGATTATTAATGACAAAGGTTTTAAATCTATTTATGAAAATTTAAATCGAGATGAGAATTCAACTTTAAAAAATCCTCCAAAAGGCTACGATAAAGAAGATCCCGCCGTTGAATTTTTAAAATTAAAAAGCTTTACTGCTACTCAAAAATTCGACTCAAAATTAGTTACTCAAAAAGATTTCGTGCCAATGATCGTAGAAAAAATGATCGCTTTGAAACCTTTCAATAATTTTATCGACAGAGCTTTAGACACTGAATAA